A window from Variovorax sp. PBL-E5 encodes these proteins:
- the secF gene encoding protein translocase subunit SecF, with amino-acid sequence MEFFRIHRTIPFMRHALVLNAVSFITFAFAVFFLLHRGLHLSVEFTGGTVMEVAYQQSADTGKVRETISKLGYADVQVQNFGTSRDVQIRLPVQKGQTSAQQSAQVIDALKAVDPSATLRGNEFVGPQVGEELTTNGLKALGMVVAGIMIYLAFRFEWKFALATVLANLHDVVIILGFFAFFQWEFSLAVLAAVLAVLGYSVNESVVIFDRVRENFRRYRKLSTREVIDNAITSTISRTIITHGSTQLVVLSMFFFGGPTLHYFALALTIGILFGIYSSAFVAAALAMWLGVKREDLIKAPIKREGDPDDPNAGAVV; translated from the coding sequence ATGGAGTTCTTCCGCATCCACCGGACCATTCCGTTCATGCGCCACGCGCTGGTGCTGAACGCCGTGTCCTTCATTACCTTCGCGTTCGCGGTCTTCTTCCTGCTCCATCGCGGGCTCCACCTCTCGGTCGAGTTCACCGGCGGCACGGTGATGGAGGTCGCCTACCAGCAGTCCGCCGACACCGGCAAGGTGCGCGAGACCATCTCGAAGCTCGGCTACGCGGACGTGCAGGTGCAGAACTTCGGCACCTCGCGCGACGTGCAGATCCGCCTGCCGGTGCAGAAGGGGCAGACCTCGGCGCAGCAAAGCGCCCAGGTGATCGACGCGCTGAAGGCGGTCGATCCGTCGGCGACGCTGCGCGGCAACGAGTTCGTCGGCCCGCAGGTCGGCGAGGAGCTCACCACCAACGGGCTCAAGGCGCTCGGCATGGTGGTGGCGGGCATCATGATCTACCTGGCCTTCCGCTTCGAATGGAAGTTCGCGCTCGCCACCGTGCTGGCCAACCTGCACGACGTGGTGATCATCCTGGGCTTCTTCGCCTTCTTCCAGTGGGAGTTCTCACTGGCGGTGCTGGCGGCGGTGCTGGCGGTGCTGGGTTATTCGGTCAACGAATCCGTCGTCATCTTCGACCGGGTGCGCGAGAACTTCCGGCGCTACCGCAAGCTGAGCACGCGCGAGGTGATCGACAACGCGATCACGTCCACCATCAGCCGCACCATCATCACGCACGGCTCCACGCAGCTGGTGGTCCTGTCGATGTTCTTCTTCGGCGGCCCGACGCTGCACTATTTTGCGTTGGCGCTCACCATCGGCATCCTGTTCGGCATCTACTCGTCGGCCTTCGTGGCTGCGGCGCTTGCGATGTGGCTGGGCGTCAAGCGCGAGGACCTGATCAAGGCACCGATCAAGCGCGAGGGTGACCCGGATGATCCGAACGCCGGCGCGGTGGTGTGA
- the secD gene encoding protein translocase subunit SecD, translating into MNRYPVWKYTVIVIVLLVGLIYALPNFFGEAPAVQVLAAKSTVKVDAAMEDRVREALKTADLAPDLLTRDATTLRARFTNTDDQLKARDVLQHALVPDASDPGYVVALNLVSRSPTWLTALHAYPMYLGLDLRGGVDFLLQVDMKGAIDKKAESFASDIRTGLRDKGVRGSAVNRNGQVIELSFRDAAGRDAAKGLIQDQLPDLTTIESQDGTDWKLTASIKPEAARRLQDAALKQNITTLHNRINELGVAEPVIQQQGLDRIVVQLPGVQDTAKAKDILGRTATLEMRMVDESTEGRAAELGTGPVPFGSEKFLERNGRPVIVKKQVLVTGENLTDAQPGFDSQTQQPKVDLTMDAKGGRIMRDVSRENYHKRMAILIFEKGKGEVLTAPSINGELGNRFQISGAMTVVEANDLALLLRAGSLAAPMEIIQERTIGPSLGADNIKKGFDSVMYGFAGIMVFMCLYYALFGVFSSIALAVNLLLLVAVLSMLQATLTLPGIAAMALAIGVAIDSNVLINERVREELRNGASPQAAIHAGYDRAWGTILDSNVTTLIAGIALLAFGSGPVRGFAVVHCIGIVTSMFSAVFFSRGLVNFWYGSKKKLKTVSIGTVWRPDAKAVAEAK; encoded by the coding sequence GTGAACCGTTATCCGGTGTGGAAGTACACGGTCATCGTGATCGTGCTGCTCGTGGGGCTGATCTATGCCCTGCCCAATTTCTTCGGCGAGGCGCCCGCTGTGCAGGTGCTGGCGGCCAAGTCGACCGTCAAGGTCGATGCCGCGATGGAGGATCGCGTCCGGGAAGCATTGAAGACGGCCGACCTGGCGCCCGACCTGCTGACGCGCGATGCAACCACGCTGCGCGCGCGCTTCACGAACACCGACGATCAGTTGAAGGCGCGCGACGTGCTGCAGCACGCGCTGGTGCCGGATGCGAGCGACCCGGGCTACGTGGTGGCGCTCAACCTGGTGTCGCGCTCGCCGACCTGGCTCACGGCGCTGCATGCCTACCCGATGTACCTCGGCCTCGATCTGCGCGGCGGCGTGGACTTCCTGCTGCAGGTCGACATGAAGGGCGCCATCGACAAGAAGGCCGAATCCTTCGCGAGTGATATCCGCACCGGCCTGCGTGACAAGGGCGTGCGCGGCAGCGCGGTCAACCGCAACGGCCAGGTCATCGAACTGAGCTTCCGCGACGCCGCCGGCCGCGACGCGGCGAAGGGCCTGATCCAGGATCAGCTGCCCGACCTCACGACGATCGAGAGCCAGGACGGCACCGACTGGAAGCTCACGGCCTCGATCAAGCCCGAGGCGGCGCGTCGCCTGCAGGACGCGGCGCTGAAGCAGAACATCACGACGCTGCACAACCGCATCAACGAGCTCGGCGTGGCCGAGCCGGTGATCCAGCAGCAGGGGCTGGACCGCATCGTGGTGCAGCTGCCCGGCGTGCAGGACACCGCCAAGGCCAAGGACATCCTCGGGCGCACGGCCACGCTCGAGATGCGCATGGTCGACGAAAGCACCGAGGGCCGCGCGGCCGAGCTGGGCACCGGGCCGGTGCCTTTCGGCTCGGAGAAATTCCTCGAGCGCAATGGCCGTCCCGTGATCGTCAAGAAGCAGGTGCTGGTGACCGGCGAGAACCTCACCGACGCGCAGCCCGGCTTCGATTCGCAGACGCAGCAGCCCAAGGTCGATCTCACGATGGACGCCAAGGGCGGCCGCATCATGCGCGACGTGAGCCGCGAGAACTACCACAAGCGCATGGCGATCCTGATCTTCGAGAAGGGCAAGGGCGAAGTGCTGACCGCGCCGTCGATCAACGGCGAGCTGGGCAACCGCTTCCAGATCTCGGGTGCGATGACCGTGGTCGAGGCCAACGACCTCGCGCTGCTGCTGCGCGCCGGCTCGCTGGCGGCGCCGATGGAAATCATCCAGGAGCGCACGATCGGCCCCAGCCTGGGTGCCGACAACATCAAGAAGGGCTTCGACAGCGTGATGTACGGCTTCGCCGGGATCATGGTGTTCATGTGCCTCTACTACGCGCTGTTCGGCGTCTTCTCGTCGATCGCACTGGCGGTCAACCTGCTGCTGCTGGTGGCGGTGCTGTCGATGCTGCAGGCCACGCTCACGCTGCCCGGCATCGCGGCCATGGCGCTGGCGATCGGCGTGGCCATCGACTCCAATGTGCTGATCAACGAGCGCGTGCGCGAGGAGCTGCGCAACGGCGCCTCGCCGCAGGCGGCCATCCATGCGGGCTACGACCGCGCCTGGGGCACCATCCTCGACTCCAACGTGACCACGCTGATCGCGGGCATCGCGCTGCTGGCATTCGGCTCCGGCCCTGTGCGCGGCTTTGCGGTGGTGCACTGCATCGGCATCGTCACGTCGATGTTCTCCGCCGTGTTCTTCTCGCGCGGCCTGGTCAATTTCTGGTACGGCAGCAAGAAGAAGCTCAAGACGGTGTCGATCGGCACCGTCTGGCGGCCGGACGCCAAGGCCGTGGCCGAAGCGAAATAA
- the yajC gene encoding preprotein translocase subunit YajC — protein sequence MFISTAFAQTAPAAAGGGDMLSSLGSMLPLVLMFVVLYFVMIRPQMKRQKEARAMIEALAKGDEVATSGGLLGKITQMGEQYLTIEISKGVEVQVQRSAVVQVLPKGAIK from the coding sequence TTGTTCATTTCTACTGCTTTCGCCCAGACCGCGCCCGCTGCTGCAGGGGGCGGTGATATGTTGTCCTCCCTCGGCAGCATGCTGCCGCTGGTGCTGATGTTCGTGGTGCTCTACTTCGTGATGATCCGCCCGCAGATGAAGCGCCAGAAGGAAGCCCGCGCGATGATCGAGGCGCTGGCCAAGGGCGACGAAGTCGCGACCTCCGGCGGCCTGCTCGGCAAGATCACCCAGATGGGCGAGCAGTACCTCACCATCGAGATCTCCAAGGGCGTCGAAGTGCAAGTCCAGCGCAGCGCCGTGGTCCAAGTCCTCCCCAAGGGCGCGATCAAGTAA
- a CDS encoding DUF1631 family protein has translation MTTRSHASSLQLARETRERFVAATEGVIAPVARAIRERLTALASQTGNAREMQENRDGFLLFESHATNWASLSQTAWRKALANSAVDDVPTNSLSRLELIGDEVVETGILSSRLAQVIQDKASFELNDLRLRIQHLENTSELGAKDILKPEALAKVLVDQWLAAGLSRGLWTKVQDSVQLHMVEVVVAAYKDANAFLI, from the coding sequence ATGACCACGCGGTCCCACGCCTCTTCCCTGCAGCTCGCACGCGAAACCCGTGAGCGTTTCGTCGCCGCCACCGAAGGGGTGATCGCACCGGTCGCACGCGCCATCCGCGAACGGCTGACGGCGCTGGCGAGCCAGACCGGCAATGCGCGGGAGATGCAGGAGAATCGCGACGGCTTCCTGTTGTTCGAATCCCATGCGACGAACTGGGCTTCCCTCTCGCAAACAGCCTGGCGCAAGGCGCTGGCCAACAGCGCCGTCGACGATGTGCCGACCAACTCGCTGTCGCGCCTCGAGCTGATCGGCGACGAAGTGGTGGAGACCGGTATCCTGTCGTCCCGATTGGCGCAGGTGATCCAGGACAAGGCCAGCTTCGAGCTCAACGACCTGCGCCTGCGCATCCAGCACCTGGAAAACACTTCCGAGCTCGGCGCCAAGGACATCCTCAAGCCGGAAGCGCTCGCCAAGGTGCTGGTCGACCAGTGGCTGGCGGCCGGCCTGAGCCGCGGTCTCTGGACCAAGGTCCAGGATTCGGTGCAGCTTCACATGGTCGAGGTGGTGGTTGCCGCCTACAAGGACGCGAATGCGTTCCTGATCTAG
- a CDS encoding DUF494 family protein: MFEVLVFVYENYWRGDACPQPEQLGRKLSAQGFDAEEIRDALRWLDGLSLATQGVQLARHADEATATVTLHGIGDAVLPQSPDSMRVYSMAEQDHLGAECLGFIRFLESSGVLPAGMREIVIERAMATPGDPLALDELKIILLMVHWSTGIEPDALVLDELCDDTTDRLPH, from the coding sequence ATGTTCGAAGTGCTCGTGTTCGTCTACGAAAACTACTGGCGCGGCGACGCGTGCCCCCAACCCGAGCAACTGGGCCGCAAGCTCAGTGCACAAGGCTTCGATGCAGAAGAGATCCGCGATGCCTTGCGATGGCTCGACGGCCTGAGCCTCGCCACGCAAGGCGTTCAACTGGCACGCCATGCCGACGAGGCCACCGCCACGGTCACCTTGCATGGCATCGGCGACGCCGTCCTGCCGCAATCACCGGATTCGATGCGCGTCTATTCGATGGCCGAGCAGGACCATCTGGGCGCCGAATGCCTGGGCTTCATCCGCTTTCTCGAATCGTCCGGCGTGCTGCCGGCCGGCATGCGGGAGATCGTGATCGAGCGCGCGATGGCCACGCCGGGCGACCCGTTGGCGCTCGACGAACTCAAGATCATCCTGCTGATGGTGCACTGGAGCACCGGCATCGAGCCCGATGCGCTGGTGCTCGATGAACTCTGCGACGACACCACCGACCGCCTTCCGCACTAG
- the dprA gene encoding DNA-processing protein DprA: MEREELADWLRLALTPGIGNTAARKLLAAFGLPSGVFAQARAALEQVVTVAQADALAHAPATLSALVDQTSAWLQGVEAHGATRRIVTLGDAGYPASLLETADPPLMLYLLGAPAFDLTQLERSIAIVGSRNPTPQGAANARAFARAFGEAGIAVVSGLALGIDGAAHEGALDAAAGAPDRLATVAVVGTGLDRVYPARHRALAHRIAAQGLLVSEYPLGTPPLSQNFPKRNRLIAGLSRGTLVVEAALKSGSLITAQLASEQGKDVFAIPGSIHAPQSRGCHALIRQGAKLVESVHDVLEELRLEKLAMNTSTAADPGTAQPEEHGLLSELGFDPVSLDALCARTGWSAAALQAQLLELELAGRVARLPGGLFQRIAQG, translated from the coding sequence GTGGAGCGCGAAGAACTCGCGGACTGGCTGCGGCTCGCGCTGACGCCAGGGATCGGGAACACGGCCGCGCGCAAGCTGCTCGCGGCCTTCGGCCTTCCGTCGGGTGTCTTCGCGCAAGCGCGCGCAGCGCTGGAACAGGTCGTGACGGTGGCACAGGCCGATGCGCTGGCGCACGCGCCGGCGACGCTGTCCGCGCTGGTCGATCAGACCTCGGCATGGCTGCAAGGTGTGGAAGCGCATGGCGCCACGCGGCGCATCGTGACGCTGGGCGATGCGGGCTATCCGGCCTCGCTGCTCGAAACCGCCGACCCGCCCCTGATGCTCTATCTGCTCGGGGCGCCCGCTTTCGATCTCACGCAACTGGAACGCAGCATCGCGATCGTCGGCAGCCGCAATCCGACGCCGCAGGGTGCGGCGAACGCACGCGCCTTCGCACGGGCCTTCGGCGAGGCAGGCATCGCGGTCGTCTCGGGGCTTGCGCTCGGCATCGACGGCGCGGCGCACGAGGGCGCACTCGACGCGGCCGCCGGCGCGCCGGACCGGCTGGCGACCGTGGCCGTGGTCGGCACCGGTCTCGACCGCGTCTACCCCGCAAGACACCGCGCGCTGGCGCATCGCATTGCCGCACAAGGCCTGCTCGTGAGCGAATATCCGCTCGGCACGCCGCCGCTCAGCCAGAATTTTCCCAAGCGCAACCGCCTCATTGCCGGACTCTCGCGTGGCACCCTGGTGGTGGAAGCCGCGCTGAAATCGGGTTCGCTGATCACCGCGCAGCTCGCGAGCGAGCAGGGCAAGGACGTGTTCGCCATCCCCGGCTCCATCCATGCGCCGCAATCGCGCGGCTGCCATGCGCTGATACGCCAGGGCGCCAAGCTGGTCGAATCGGTGCATGACGTTCTCGAGGAGCTTCGCCTGGAGAAGCTCGCCATGAACACTTCCACCGCCGCGGACCCCGGGACCGCGCAGCCCGAAGAACACGGACTGCTGTCTGAACTCGGCTTCGATCCGGTCAGCCTCGATGCGCTGTGTGCCCGCACCGGCTGGAGCGCTGCCGCCTTGCAGGCTCAACTGCTCGAACTGGAGCTCGCCGGCCGCGTGGCCCGCCTTCCGGGCGGCCTGTTCCAGCGGATCGCACAAGGCTGA
- a CDS encoding DUF1631 family protein, giving the protein MPEIDLKSFVKRTGGNVSSPMPLGGSFAGGPGSASMGMGAAAPHQGGRGGFNAPPGSFAPAAIGVGMGRGSSGMGGSGVTGADATGGSPLVIARQRAQGVLLNLKRFVTARIGGDITQPRVPGAGGFGEGAMGGGAGGGVGGGVGGAGMGAAAGAPAFAAAIADAEAAYQMMASRYVVGDEATALHQTAAELRRRTSELKRKAPTTADKATVEIVALMFQAILAEERIPFSARVWFARLQMPVLRVAIAEPEFFGTLQHPARMLIDRMGSCVMGFDAAAISGSALEGEIRRVVQVIEQYPETGQRVFKLVFDEFVVFLNKYLTQSDSTQRVMSVAQQVEQKETMAIQYTIELRKMLNDMPVREEIREFLFKVWAEVLAIAALRYGGQDEQTVTLKRAASDLVWAASAKPNRNDRTRVIQDLPKLLQRLRQGMSLLGIVGDPQEAHIKTIGATLSDAFLSKTESIPPAQIEAMAKRLANLEDFVTDEGATDLPLDAASIELLLGVDAASIEVVPDTGTKVGEDMLAWAHDLQVGTWFMLDHNDRVNQVQFVWRSERKQLHLFASSDGRSFLIQVGRLASYLQAGLLVPAEEETLTVRATREALAKLDANPERLLN; this is encoded by the coding sequence ATGCCCGAGATCGACCTCAAGAGTTTCGTCAAGCGCACCGGCGGCAACGTGTCGAGTCCGATGCCGCTCGGCGGCAGCTTCGCAGGCGGCCCGGGCAGCGCATCGATGGGCATGGGCGCGGCGGCGCCTCACCAGGGTGGGCGTGGCGGCTTCAATGCGCCGCCCGGCAGCTTCGCGCCGGCGGCGATCGGCGTCGGCATGGGGCGCGGGTCGTCCGGCATGGGCGGCTCCGGTGTGACCGGTGCCGACGCGACCGGCGGCTCGCCGCTGGTGATCGCGCGCCAGCGGGCGCAAGGCGTGCTGCTCAACCTCAAGCGCTTCGTGACGGCGCGCATCGGCGGCGACATCACCCAGCCGCGCGTGCCGGGGGCGGGCGGCTTCGGCGAAGGCGCCATGGGCGGTGGTGCGGGTGGCGGTGTGGGTGGCGGTGTGGGTGGCGCCGGCATGGGCGCGGCGGCGGGTGCGCCCGCTTTCGCCGCGGCGATCGCCGATGCGGAGGCGGCCTACCAGATGATGGCTTCGCGGTACGTGGTCGGCGACGAGGCCACGGCGCTGCATCAGACTGCCGCCGAACTGCGCCGGCGCACCAGCGAACTCAAGCGCAAGGCGCCGACCACCGCGGACAAGGCCACGGTGGAGATCGTGGCCCTGATGTTCCAGGCCATCCTGGCCGAGGAACGCATTCCCTTCTCGGCGCGCGTGTGGTTCGCGCGCCTGCAGATGCCGGTGCTGCGCGTCGCGATCGCGGAGCCCGAATTCTTCGGCACGCTGCAGCATCCCGCACGCATGCTGATCGACCGCATGGGCTCCTGCGTGATGGGCTTCGATGCGGCGGCCATCTCGGGCAGCGCGCTCGAGGGCGAGATCCGCCGCGTCGTGCAGGTCATCGAGCAGTATCCGGAAACCGGCCAGCGCGTGTTCAAGCTGGTGTTCGACGAATTCGTCGTCTTCCTCAACAAGTACCTGACGCAGAGCGACTCGACCCAGCGGGTCATGAGCGTGGCGCAGCAGGTCGAGCAGAAGGAAACGATGGCGATCCAGTACACCATCGAGTTGCGCAAGATGCTCAACGACATGCCGGTGCGCGAGGAGATCCGCGAATTCCTGTTCAAGGTCTGGGCCGAGGTGCTGGCGATCGCGGCCCTGCGCTACGGCGGGCAGGACGAGCAGACGGTGACGCTCAAGCGCGCCGCATCCGATCTGGTGTGGGCCGCCAGCGCCAAGCCCAATCGCAACGACCGCACCCGCGTGATCCAGGATCTGCCCAAGCTGCTGCAGCGCTTGCGCCAGGGCATGAGCTTGCTGGGCATCGTGGGCGATCCGCAGGAGGCGCACATCAAGACCATCGGCGCCACCCTGTCCGATGCCTTCCTGTCCAAGACCGAGTCGATCCCGCCGGCCCAGATCGAGGCGATGGCCAAGCGCCTGGCCAACCTCGAGGATTTCGTGACCGACGAAGGCGCTACCGACCTGCCGCTGGATGCCGCGAGCATCGAACTGCTGCTGGGTGTCGACGCGGCCTCGATCGAGGTCGTGCCCGACACCGGCACCAAGGTCGGCGAGGACATGCTCGCCTGGGCGCACGATCTCCAGGTGGGAACGTGGTTCATGCTCGACCACAACGACCGCGTGAACCAGGTCCAGTTCGTCTGGCGCAGCGAGCGCAAGCAGCTGCACCTGTTCGCCTCCAGCGACGGCCGCAGCTTCCTGATCCAGGTCGGCCGATTGGCGTCCTATCTGCAAGCGGGCCTGCTGGTGCCGGCCGAGGAAGAAACGCTGACGGTCCGGGCGACGCGCGAGGCCTTGGCCAAGCTGGACGCAAATCCAGAACGGCTATTGAACTAG
- a CDS encoding enoyl-CoA hydratase/isomerase family protein, producing MSAVLTEKRGHALWITINRPDKRNALNKEVIAGIRAGWREAHADRDMRVVVLTAAGEKSFCAGGDLQPGAGFAFDLSQPNIDYADMLREVQASTLPSIARINGACMAGGIGLACMTDMAIAADHANFGLPEVKIGLFPMQVLSLLQSIVPRRIVREWCLTGEPFGANEALHAGLLNHVVAAGELDAKTQGLVDRLVDKSPTALRRGKYAMRTLSSMSFEEGIAYAEGQIALLAMTEDAKEGLASFNQKRKPVWTGR from the coding sequence ATGAGCGCTGTGCTGACTGAGAAGCGCGGTCACGCGCTGTGGATCACGATCAACCGGCCCGACAAGCGTAATGCGCTCAACAAGGAGGTGATCGCCGGCATCCGCGCGGGCTGGCGCGAGGCGCATGCGGACCGCGACATGCGCGTGGTGGTGCTGACTGCGGCGGGGGAGAAGTCGTTCTGCGCTGGCGGCGACCTGCAGCCCGGCGCGGGCTTCGCCTTCGACCTCTCGCAGCCCAACATCGACTACGCCGACATGCTGCGCGAAGTGCAGGCCTCGACCCTGCCGAGCATCGCGCGCATCAACGGCGCGTGCATGGCGGGCGGCATCGGCCTGGCCTGCATGACCGACATGGCGATCGCGGCCGACCACGCGAACTTCGGCCTGCCAGAAGTGAAGATCGGCCTCTTTCCGATGCAGGTCTTGAGCCTGCTGCAGTCGATCGTGCCGCGTCGCATCGTGCGAGAGTGGTGCCTCACCGGCGAACCCTTCGGGGCGAACGAGGCGCTTCACGCCGGCCTGCTCAATCACGTGGTGGCAGCCGGCGAACTCGACGCCAAGACGCAGGGGCTCGTCGATCGGCTCGTCGACAAGTCCCCGACCGCCTTGCGCCGAGGCAAGTATGCGATGCGCACTTTGTCGTCAATGTCTTTCGAGGAAGGCATTGCCTACGCTGAGGGTCAGATCGCATTGCTTGCGATGACCGAAGACGCAAAGGAAGGCTTGGCCTCCTTCAATCAAAAGAGGAAGCCCGTGTGGACGGGCCGTTGA